In Anaeromusa acidaminophila DSM 3853, a single window of DNA contains:
- the cobD gene encoding threonine-phosphate decarboxylase CobD produces the protein MTGFAAFEHGGNIYAAAGELGLALETVLDFSANINPLGLAPGLKEQLASLLDGVVHYPEPEAAELRQALAASHGCVPESLIVGNGAAELLYLLCYACKPRRVLVTAPTFSEYEKAARAAGAEVAYLPLAAADDFALPWDKVKAALAAADMFFLCNPNNPTGTLLKRETVLRLADEAAKEQCFLLVDESFQDFLPEQEKYSILPDLSRLGERVAILRSLTKFYAIPGLRLGFMAGSSALIQELTTKKDTWNVNFLAQQAGLWALRCGDYQQESRAYVAQAKQALYAALTALPGVHAYEPTVNYILLDMKKTGLTSSQWRERLKRRGILVRDCANYVGLGNFHIRVAVRRQDENQRLISALKAELK, from the coding sequence ATGACTGGATTCGCTGCTTTTGAGCATGGCGGCAATATTTACGCTGCTGCCGGTGAATTGGGTTTAGCTCTGGAAACGGTGCTGGATTTTAGCGCCAATATCAATCCCTTGGGGTTGGCGCCTGGCTTGAAGGAGCAGTTGGCGTCTCTTTTAGATGGGGTTGTGCATTATCCGGAACCGGAGGCGGCGGAGCTGCGACAGGCTTTGGCGGCAAGCCATGGCTGCGTTCCGGAAAGTCTGATTGTGGGCAATGGTGCAGCGGAATTGCTGTATTTGCTTTGCTATGCGTGTAAACCAAGGCGCGTACTGGTGACGGCGCCAACCTTCAGCGAATATGAAAAGGCGGCTCGCGCAGCCGGGGCGGAAGTTGCATATTTGCCGCTAGCGGCGGCAGACGATTTTGCGCTGCCTTGGGATAAAGTGAAGGCAGCCTTGGCTGCAGCGGATATGTTTTTTCTTTGCAATCCTAACAATCCGACAGGGACGCTGCTCAAGCGTGAGACGGTGCTGCGCTTAGCGGACGAAGCGGCTAAAGAGCAGTGCTTTTTACTTGTGGATGAATCTTTTCAGGATTTTTTGCCGGAACAAGAAAAATACAGCATTTTGCCAGATTTATCGAGACTGGGGGAACGGGTAGCGATTCTGCGTTCTTTGACTAAATTTTACGCTATTCCGGGGCTGCGTTTGGGCTTTATGGCGGGCTCTTCTGCGCTGATTCAAGAGTTGACGACGAAAAAGGATACGTGGAATGTGAATTTTTTGGCGCAACAGGCAGGCTTATGGGCTCTGCGCTGCGGCGATTATCAGCAGGAAAGCCGCGCCTATGTAGCACAGGCGAAGCAGGCCTTATACGCAGCGTTGACGGCGCTGCCGGGAGTGCATGCTTACGAGCCGACGGTAAATTATATTCTTTTGGATATGAAAAAAACCGGTCTGACGTCCAGCCAATGGCGGGAACGTTTGAAACGCCGGGGAATTTTGGTGCGGGACTGCGCCAATTATGTAGGCCTTGGCAATTTTCATATTCGCGTGGCTGTGCGCCGGCAAGACGAAAATCAGCGACTAATATCGGCTTTGAAGGCTGAATTAAAATAG
- the cbiB gene encoding adenosylcobinamide-phosphate synthase CbiB, which translates to MQPSIWPDELWMLLGAVLLDQLLGDPNSRWHPVVLIGRVISWGEASLLRITQSSWRQQVSGAVLVAVVLAVAYSSAWCWMQLLALGGNAAQWLGGALLLSFTISPRSLAAAGGEIRDFLATGNMAEARRKVGWIVGRDTAELDEGEVTRATVETVAENIVDGIISPLCYFLIGGVPLAFLYRAVNTLDSMVGYHNERYEHFGKAAARVDDVFNWLPARLTALLLLGAAWILRMDWRNAWRMMRRDAAAHPSPNSGYAEATVAGALGVQLGGLNYYGGVASLRAKMGEPKEALQGRHITKTIRLMQVAVALFLLLASLLLGW; encoded by the coding sequence ATGCAGCCAAGCATATGGCCCGATGAATTATGGATGCTTCTGGGAGCGGTGCTTTTGGACCAACTTCTGGGAGACCCTAACAGCCGCTGGCATCCAGTAGTGCTCATTGGCCGGGTCATTTCCTGGGGAGAGGCGTCTTTGCTGCGTATAACGCAGAGTTCTTGGCGGCAGCAGGTGTCAGGCGCTGTGCTGGTGGCAGTAGTACTGGCTGTTGCTTATAGCAGCGCTTGGTGCTGGATGCAACTGTTGGCGTTAGGGGGAAACGCAGCACAATGGCTGGGGGGAGCTCTGCTTTTGAGTTTCACTATTTCGCCGCGCAGCCTGGCGGCTGCGGGCGGTGAAATTCGCGATTTTCTGGCTACTGGAAATATGGCGGAAGCGCGACGCAAGGTAGGCTGGATTGTTGGTCGGGACACCGCTGAACTTGATGAAGGAGAAGTCACAAGGGCTACGGTGGAAACGGTAGCGGAAAATATAGTTGACGGCATTATTTCGCCGCTTTGCTATTTTCTGATTGGTGGCGTGCCGCTGGCTTTTTTGTATCGCGCCGTTAATACGCTGGATTCCATGGTGGGCTATCATAATGAACGCTATGAGCATTTCGGCAAGGCGGCTGCCAGGGTTGATGACGTTTTTAATTGGCTTCCCGCGAGATTGACAGCGTTGTTGCTTTTAGGAGCTGCGTGGATTTTGCGTATGGACTGGCGCAACGCCTGGCGGATGATGCGCCGCGATGCGGCGGCGCATCCCAGCCCGAACAGCGGCTATGCAGAGGCGACAGTGGCTGGCGCTTTAGGGGTGCAATTGGGCGGGCTAAATTATTACGGCGGTGTGGCTTCGCTGCGGGCGAAAATGGGAGAGCCCAAAGAAGCGCTGCAAGGGCGACATATTACGAAAACGATCCGCCTGATGCAAGTCGCGGTGGCTCTATTTCTTTTGCTTGCCAGCCTGCTGTTGGGATGGTAG
- a CDS encoding TIGR03960 family B12-binding radical SAM protein, whose product MSWSLKEALRQRREQEENTCAPPQAGGRGFALVYPNNYQVGMSNLGLHILYRLLNERGDLCCERAFLPEKKAWDEHVRTQTPLMTLESQRPLSAFALVGFALSFEMDYFHFLDMLQMGRIPQLAEERGEQDPFVLIGGPCATFNPEPLAPFVDAAIIGEGEEVLQELVDVYLECRAQGKTRQDVLLAWAHIPGVYVPAFYEADYEADGRVTAWRKLGEVPEIISRRRVERLDDYPGETAVFSEDAEFGKLFLLEVARGCGRHCRFCMAGYCFRQPRPRSLPVLREALLRAQQQGMKVGLMGAAVSDYPEIQALCHEFEAKGMRFSVASLRADSLDAVLVAGLAASGHRTLTLAPEAGSQRLRDVINKGIREEHLLEGVRLAAQAGIPNLRLYIMIGLPTEVDEDIDAIAEMALRVLACMEEAGSKGKLTLSVNPFVPKPFTPFQWLPMADKKVIQQRLRRLEGLLKSQRRIEILSEPPREAYVQAVLARGDRRLAPVLAAAAAKGGWRRFTACLKDAGLAEESYLYRKRALDERLPWAHLDMGFNEDYLWQEWQRAAKEASTKGCFAGCRRCGICKEGREAW is encoded by the coding sequence ATGTCTTGGAGCTTAAAAGAAGCCTTGCGGCAGCGCCGCGAGCAGGAGGAAAACACCTGTGCGCCGCCGCAGGCAGGCGGCAGGGGCTTTGCCTTGGTCTATCCCAATAATTATCAAGTGGGCATGTCTAATTTAGGCCTGCACATTTTATATCGCCTGCTCAATGAACGGGGAGACCTGTGCTGCGAGCGGGCTTTTTTGCCGGAAAAAAAAGCCTGGGACGAGCATGTCCGCACGCAGACGCCGTTGATGACCCTGGAGAGTCAGCGGCCGTTAAGCGCTTTTGCGCTAGTAGGCTTTGCTCTTTCCTTTGAAATGGATTATTTTCATTTTTTGGATATGCTGCAAATGGGGCGAATTCCGCAATTGGCGGAAGAACGGGGCGAGCAGGATCCCTTTGTGCTGATTGGCGGACCTTGCGCTACATTCAACCCGGAACCGTTGGCGCCATTTGTTGACGCGGCCATTATCGGCGAAGGCGAAGAGGTGCTGCAAGAGCTGGTGGATGTTTACCTGGAGTGCCGCGCCCAAGGGAAAACGCGCCAAGACGTCCTGCTGGCGTGGGCGCACATTCCCGGCGTTTATGTGCCTGCCTTTTACGAAGCGGATTATGAGGCGGACGGACGAGTGACAGCATGGCGAAAGTTGGGGGAGGTTCCAGAGATCATTTCGCGGCGCAGAGTGGAACGTTTAGACGACTATCCGGGAGAAACGGCTGTTTTTTCGGAAGACGCCGAGTTCGGCAAGCTGTTTCTCCTGGAAGTGGCCCGCGGCTGCGGACGGCACTGCCGTTTTTGCATGGCCGGGTATTGCTTTCGCCAGCCGCGGCCGCGTTCACTGCCTGTATTGCGTGAGGCGCTTTTGCGGGCGCAGCAGCAAGGCATGAAAGTGGGCCTTATGGGGGCGGCAGTTTCCGATTATCCGGAGATTCAAGCCTTATGCCATGAGTTCGAAGCCAAAGGAATGCGCTTTTCCGTAGCTTCCTTGCGGGCGGATTCGCTGGATGCGGTGCTGGTGGCTGGTTTGGCCGCCAGCGGACACCGGACGCTGACCTTGGCGCCGGAAGCAGGCAGCCAACGCTTACGGGACGTCATTAACAAAGGAATTCGCGAAGAGCATCTTTTAGAGGGCGTGCGTTTGGCGGCGCAGGCAGGCATTCCTAATTTGCGTCTGTATATTATGATTGGCTTGCCGACGGAAGTCGATGAAGATATCGACGCTATTGCCGAGATGGCCTTGCGGGTGCTGGCCTGTATGGAAGAAGCAGGATCTAAGGGCAAACTGACCCTTAGCGTCAATCCCTTTGTCCCCAAGCCTTTCACGCCTTTTCAGTGGCTCCCTATGGCGGATAAAAAGGTGATTCAGCAAAGGCTGCGCCGATTGGAAGGCTTGCTCAAATCGCAACGACGTATAGAAATTCTTAGCGAACCGCCGCGAGAGGCTTATGTACAAGCTGTGTTGGCGCGGGGAGACCGTCGCTTGGCGCCAGTTTTGGCTGCTGCCGCAGCGAAGGGAGGCTGGCGGCGCTTTACTGCTTGTCTAAAAGACGCCGGCTTGGCTGAAGAAAGTTATTTATATCGCAAGCGTGCTCTGGACGAGCGTCTGCCTTGGGCGCACTTGGATATGGGCTTTAATGAAGATTATTTGTGGCAGGAATGGCAGCGCGCCGCAAAGGAAGCGTCTACTAAGGGGTGCTTTGCAGGCTGCAGGCGCTGCGGAATCTGTAAGGAAGGCAGGGAGGCATGGTGA
- a CDS encoding histidine phosphatase family protein: protein MSKLILVRHGETTWNLEMRYQGQTDISLTANGIEQAGKVAQRLAEEKVAAVYSSDLSRAFVTAAQIAAVHGLDVLTRQDLREISFGEWEGMTYDSLDLDGGGTGNRLFSHPGEVEIPGGETFLEVQQRMMEALCELAQRHEGQTVVIVSHGAAIRTVLCDVLGMDLNRLWAIRQSNTAVNILEVLPQKILVSLVNDVHHLR, encoded by the coding sequence ATGAGTAAATTAATTTTGGTGCGTCATGGTGAAACAACCTGGAACCTCGAGATGCGTTATCAGGGGCAAACTGATATTTCATTGACGGCAAACGGCATTGAGCAGGCAGGAAAAGTGGCGCAGCGGCTGGCGGAGGAAAAAGTAGCTGCTGTATACAGCAGCGATTTGAGCCGGGCTTTTGTAACAGCCGCTCAAATTGCCGCCGTACACGGCCTAGATGTGTTGACTCGCCAGGATTTGCGGGAAATTTCCTTTGGCGAATGGGAAGGAATGACCTATGATTCCCTTGATTTGGATGGAGGCGGTACGGGCAATCGCTTGTTTTCGCATCCGGGGGAAGTTGAAATTCCCGGCGGTGAGACTTTTTTAGAAGTGCAGCAGCGGATGATGGAGGCCTTGTGCGAACTAGCTCAACGGCATGAAGGGCAGACTGTGGTTATTGTATCTCACGGTGCAGCCATACGTACGGTGCTTTGCGATGTATTAGGCATGGATTTGAATCGCCTTTGGGCCATACGGCAGAGCAATACGGCGGTGAATATTTTGGAAGTGCTGCCGCAAAAAATCCTGGTTTCCCTTGTCAATGATGTGCATCATCTCCGCTGA
- a CDS encoding precorrin-8X methylmutase, producing MEFMTDPQGIERKSMEIIAPHVAGLSLTPEAVKVYSRMIHASGDPQYAEVIEVHADAVAAGQKAIREGKNIYCDVEMVRTGINKKRLAEFGCQVECLIADETVAAQAKAAGITRSMAAMRTFGAKLDGAIVAIGNAPTALFEVIRLMQEEGVRPALIIGVPVGFVGAAESKDFLAEVSPVPYITVRGNKGGSPIAASALNAILYQIEA from the coding sequence ATGGAATTTATGACCGATCCTCAGGGGATTGAGCGCAAGAGTATGGAAATTATCGCCCCTCACGTAGCGGGTCTATCATTGACGCCGGAAGCAGTAAAGGTATATTCCCGCATGATTCATGCTTCGGGAGATCCGCAGTATGCAGAAGTGATTGAGGTGCATGCCGACGCCGTAGCGGCCGGGCAGAAAGCCATTCGCGAGGGCAAGAATATTTACTGTGATGTGGAAATGGTCCGTACTGGCATTAATAAGAAACGCCTGGCAGAGTTCGGCTGCCAGGTGGAATGTTTGATCGCCGATGAAACGGTGGCGGCTCAGGCTAAAGCGGCAGGAATTACGCGATCCATGGCTGCCATGCGGACTTTTGGAGCTAAACTGGACGGCGCTATTGTGGCTATTGGCAATGCGCCGACCGCTCTTTTTGAAGTGATTCGTCTGATGCAGGAAGAAGGCGTTCGACCTGCGCTGATTATTGGCGTACCTGTTGGTTTTGTGGGCGCTGCCGAATCCAAGGATTTTTTGGCGGAAGTATCGCCAGTTCCTTATATTACCGTACGCGGCAATAAAGGCGGCAGTCCGATCGCGGCTTCGGCGCTGAATGCGATTTTGTACCAAATCGAGGCATAG
- the cobU gene encoding bifunctional adenosylcobinamide kinase/adenosylcobinamide-phosphate guanylyltransferase: protein MDVAEIILVTGGARSGKSAFAERRVAAMAEQVGYIATAQAWDEEMRLRIEIHQQRRPAGWQTYEAPRQAASVLTKAAFETKAILFDCLTMFVTNCMCQKDFPLDPEDGQRYIAKETEALLRAAQQAPCPVVFVTNEVGLGIVPDNAMSRAFRDYAGWVNQQVASQAQQVFLVVSGLAVDVRRLAEAE, encoded by the coding sequence ATGGACGTGGCTGAGATTATTTTGGTAACCGGCGGCGCTCGCAGCGGCAAGAGCGCTTTTGCCGAGCGGCGCGTAGCGGCTATGGCGGAGCAAGTGGGTTATATTGCGACAGCGCAAGCCTGGGACGAAGAAATGCGTCTGCGTATTGAGATACATCAACAGCGGCGTCCTGCAGGTTGGCAGACTTATGAAGCGCCGCGTCAGGCGGCGTCGGTGCTGACGAAAGCGGCCTTTGAAACCAAGGCGATTCTGTTTGACTGCCTGACCATGTTTGTTACGAATTGCATGTGCCAAAAGGATTTTCCTTTAGACCCTGAGGATGGGCAACGGTATATTGCCAAGGAGACGGAAGCGTTATTGCGTGCAGCGCAGCAAGCGCCTTGTCCGGTAGTATTTGTTACCAATGAAGTGGGACTGGGGATTGTGCCGGATAATGCGATGTCCCGCGCTTTTCGGGACTATGCGGGCTGGGTGAATCAGCAAGTAGCCTCCCAGGCGCAGCAGGTTTTTTTGGTTGTCAGCGGCTTGGCGGTGGATGTGCGCCGCTTGGCGGAAGCGGAATAA
- a CDS encoding cobyrinate a,c-diamide synthase: MEEKEILVHRPRLVIAGTQSGVGKTTLVTGLLAALRNQGKTVQSFKIGPDYIDPGFHALASGRAAHNLDSWLVPQEKLPPLFVKAAAEADISIIEGVMGLYDGGRQGISSTASLAKLLQTPVVLVLDVKSMGESAAAMALGFRQYDPEVWFAGVILNRVGSASHEHMVREALARQNIPVLGCLHRQEDLRLPERHLGLTPVTEQSLNSVVAAMGRSVGQALDLDALYALAQQAPDLPAPATMGDLPVRRARLGVAQDEAFSFYYPESMDVLTRCGAELIPFSPLEDATLPAVDGLFFGGGFPEMFAPQLAAKASMREAVRSAAAKGMPIYAECGGLMYLTEGLEDFSGKRYEMAQVVPAQCRMEKKLQTVGYVTATLQQNSLLGNGGVRFQGHEFHFSSMEPLAEPFPWAFSFEKMRTGAVYPGGYASPNVLASYLHLHFAGNEEAAEALVTACAAYAARRDGRG, from the coding sequence ATGGAAGAAAAGGAAATCCTTGTGCATCGTCCACGGCTGGTTATTGCCGGCACCCAAAGCGGCGTGGGCAAAACGACCCTTGTAACAGGCTTGTTGGCGGCGCTGCGAAATCAAGGCAAGACAGTGCAATCTTTTAAGATCGGTCCGGATTACATTGATCCCGGGTTTCACGCACTGGCCAGCGGTCGGGCGGCGCATAACCTGGACAGCTGGCTGGTGCCCCAGGAAAAATTGCCGCCTTTATTCGTCAAGGCGGCGGCAGAAGCTGATATTTCCATTATTGAAGGCGTAATGGGGCTCTATGACGGCGGTCGCCAGGGGATTAGTAGTACGGCGTCGTTGGCCAAATTGCTCCAAACGCCGGTAGTATTGGTGCTGGACGTCAAATCCATGGGGGAGAGCGCTGCGGCGATGGCTCTGGGGTTTCGTCAATACGATCCAGAGGTCTGGTTTGCCGGGGTGATCTTAAATCGCGTCGGTTCAGCGTCCCATGAACATATGGTGCGTGAAGCGCTAGCACGGCAAAATATTCCGGTGCTGGGTTGTTTGCATCGGCAAGAAGATTTGCGCCTGCCTGAACGTCACTTAGGGCTGACGCCTGTAACGGAGCAGTCCTTAAATTCGGTTGTGGCGGCGATGGGCCGGTCTGTTGGTCAGGCTTTGGACTTAGATGCTTTATACGCATTGGCTCAACAAGCGCCGGATTTACCGGCTCCTGCGACGATGGGCGATTTACCTGTACGGCGGGCGCGCTTGGGCGTGGCTCAGGATGAAGCGTTTTCCTTTTATTACCCCGAAAGCATGGATGTTTTAACGCGCTGCGGCGCGGAATTGATTCCTTTCAGTCCGCTGGAGGATGCAACCTTGCCTGCGGTGGACGGATTATTTTTCGGCGGCGGTTTTCCAGAAATGTTTGCGCCGCAATTAGCGGCAAAGGCTTCCATGCGTGAGGCTGTAAGAAGTGCGGCGGCAAAGGGCATGCCTATTTACGCCGAGTGCGGCGGCCTGATGTATCTGACGGAAGGTTTAGAGGACTTTTCCGGGAAGCGTTATGAGATGGCGCAAGTGGTGCCGGCGCAGTGCCGGATGGAGAAGAAACTGCAGACCGTCGGCTATGTGACGGCGACATTGCAGCAAAATAGTCTATTGGGGAACGGCGGCGTCCGTTTTCAAGGTCATGAGTTCCATTTTTCCAGCATGGAGCCGTTAGCAGAACCGTTTCCGTGGGCCTTTTCTTTCGAAAAAATGCGTACTGGCGCTGTCTATCCAGGGGGGTATGCTTCGCCAAACGTGCTGGCGTCCTATCTGCATCTGCATTTTGCAGGCAATGAAGAGGCTGCGGAAGCGCTGGTAACGGCCTGCGCAGCGTATGCGGCAAGGAGGGATGGACGTGGCTGA
- the cobK gene encoding precorrin-6A reductase, which yields MIFCIAGTGDGRALALRLRQENWPVLVSVVSEYGERLVQEADLSVVQTALDQAGMEAFLQERGIRLVVDASHPYAVNVSRNAMAACEKVKIPYVRYERPASDLPEYKKLHVAADYEEAARLAAGLGETIFLTTGSRQLGIFRAEPLLQGKRLVARVLPEASVLEQCRSLGFLPKDIVAMQGPFSLELNQALYRAFQAEVVVLKNSGHVGGCAEKIAAAAALGLEVVLVDRPRLAYPVCCATEQQVLAQVAKLVTGGK from the coding sequence GTGATTTTCTGCATTGCCGGCACCGGAGACGGCCGCGCGCTGGCGCTTCGTCTGCGCCAGGAAAACTGGCCGGTGCTGGTGAGCGTTGTCAGTGAATATGGCGAGCGTTTGGTGCAGGAGGCGGATCTTTCTGTGGTGCAGACGGCGCTTGATCAAGCGGGTATGGAAGCGTTTTTGCAAGAACGAGGCATTCGCCTGGTGGTGGATGCCAGCCATCCCTATGCGGTCAATGTGTCGCGCAATGCCATGGCGGCCTGTGAAAAAGTAAAAATTCCTTATGTGCGCTACGAGCGCCCTGCCAGCGACTTGCCTGAGTACAAAAAATTGCATGTGGCTGCAGATTATGAGGAAGCGGCCAGGCTGGCCGCCGGTTTGGGCGAGACCATTTTTTTGACCACAGGGAGTCGCCAGCTTGGCATCTTCCGGGCGGAGCCGCTGCTGCAGGGCAAGCGTCTTGTAGCCAGGGTGCTGCCGGAGGCGTCAGTGCTGGAGCAGTGCCGCAGCCTTGGCTTTTTACCTAAAGATATTGTTGCTATGCAGGGGCCTTTTTCGTTGGAACTCAACCAGGCCTTGTATCGGGCTTTTCAGGCGGAGGTTGTTGTCTTGAAAAACAGCGGCCATGTCGGCGGTTGCGCAGAGAAAATTGCCGCTGCCGCGGCGTTGGGGCTGGAAGTAGTACTGGTTGATAGGCCGCGCCTAGCTTATCCGGTTTGCTGCGCAACAGAGCAGCAGGTATTGGCGCAGGTTGCTAAATTGGTAACAGGAGGAAAGTAA
- the cobS gene encoding adenosylcobinamide-GDP ribazoletransferase has protein sequence MFNDFLLGLQFLTRLRLSGELFWDEKGCGRSVRYFPLVGAVLGLCFVAAWQVLYVWLPTWVSTYPPTVVVTILTALPILLTGGLHCDGFMDTMDGLFSGRHRPRMLEIMKDSRVGAHGVTTFLMLFALKWSLIADLASLTLPAALFAMPILGRLAMVVGITCFPYARENGMGRAFSAYAGEGALWVALLISFVLVLPLGGQGLIALVAALVCAFGGGFLISRKLGGLTGDVYGALTEITEVVVLLAFLY, from the coding sequence ATGTTCAATGATTTTTTGCTGGGATTGCAGTTTTTGACACGTCTGCGTTTATCGGGAGAGTTGTTTTGGGATGAAAAGGGCTGCGGTCGCAGTGTGCGCTATTTTCCGCTGGTTGGAGCCGTACTAGGCTTGTGCTTTGTAGCTGCTTGGCAAGTGTTGTATGTATGGCTGCCAACTTGGGTTAGTACGTACCCGCCGACAGTCGTTGTTACCATTCTGACAGCGTTGCCCATTCTCTTGACAGGCGGCTTGCATTGCGACGGCTTTATGGACACCATGGACGGTCTTTTTTCCGGCCGTCATCGGCCACGGATGCTGGAAATCATGAAGGACAGCCGTGTGGGCGCCCATGGGGTGACCACTTTTTTAATGCTCTTTGCTTTGAAATGGTCTCTGATTGCCGATTTGGCGTCGCTGACTTTGCCGGCGGCGCTTTTTGCCATGCCTATACTAGGGCGTTTAGCAATGGTGGTAGGAATTACCTGTTTTCCTTATGCCCGGGAAAACGGCATGGGACGCGCTTTTTCCGCTTATGCCGGTGAGGGCGCTTTATGGGTTGCTTTGTTGATTTCGTTTGTGCTGGTGCTGCCTTTGGGCGGTCAAGGGTTGATTGCGTTGGTAGCGGCGTTAGTGTGCGCTTTTGGCGGCGGTTTTTTGATTAGCCGCAAGTTGGGCGGACTTACAGGGGATGTATATGGAGCCTTGACGGAAATTACGGAAGTTGTCGTCTTGCTGGCTTTTTTGTATTAG
- a CDS encoding cobyric acid synthase, with protein sequence MAKTIMLQGTSSHVGKSILTTALCRIFLQDGLRVVPFKAQNMALNSYVTKYGEEMGRAQVAQAEAAGLEPMVEMNPVLLKPTGDSRSQVVLMGRPIGNMTAKEYHQGYSLQALDTVKACLQKLHDKFDRIVIEGAGSPAEVNLRANDIVNMRVAKLAPAPVLLVADIDRGGALASVVGTLELLEPDERELVKGIIINKFRGDIRLLQPALEFLETKTGKPVLGVIPHLADLGIDDEDSVSLEDKQTVQSKEIDVAVLRTPKISNFTDFDALGAEPDVAVRYVRQGEALGKPDLIILPGSKNTVEDLLYLREHGYEKAIKELHEQGVPVIGICGGYQMLGQRVLDPEHTESDHDETPGLGLLDTTTTFVAEKMTQQVSARGLSDCFLGIKASGLELKGYEIHMGRTEFAAGTEAAFQIEERSCQKVSSPDGAVASSGLVLGTYLHGIFDNDSYRGLLANALRQRKGLALLDRSGDTQARKEAAYNRLAAVVRENMDMPRLYAIVEGK encoded by the coding sequence ATGGCTAAGACCATCATGCTTCAAGGAACCAGTTCGCATGTGGGCAAGAGCATTTTAACAACCGCGCTTTGCCGGATTTTTTTGCAGGACGGTCTGCGTGTCGTTCCTTTTAAAGCGCAGAATATGGCGCTGAATTCCTATGTAACTAAATATGGCGAGGAAATGGGGCGGGCCCAGGTAGCGCAAGCGGAGGCCGCCGGATTAGAGCCTATGGTGGAGATGAATCCGGTGCTTTTAAAGCCTACTGGGGATTCCCGCTCCCAGGTAGTGCTAATGGGACGCCCCATTGGCAATATGACGGCCAAAGAGTATCATCAGGGTTATAGTCTGCAGGCGCTCGATACGGTGAAAGCTTGTCTTCAGAAGCTGCATGATAAATTTGACCGTATTGTTATTGAAGGCGCCGGCAGCCCGGCGGAAGTGAATCTCAGAGCTAATGACATCGTTAATATGCGCGTCGCTAAACTAGCGCCGGCGCCGGTACTGCTGGTAGCGGACATTGACCGAGGCGGGGCATTGGCTTCGGTAGTGGGAACGCTGGAGTTGCTGGAACCGGATGAACGGGAACTGGTGAAAGGCATTATTATCAATAAGTTTCGCGGCGATATTCGTCTTTTACAGCCAGCTCTGGAATTTTTGGAAACGAAGACAGGCAAGCCGGTATTGGGGGTTATTCCGCATCTGGCCGATTTAGGCATTGACGACGAGGACTCTGTTTCTTTGGAAGATAAGCAGACCGTTCAAAGCAAAGAAATTGACGTGGCGGTGCTGCGCACGCCGAAGATCAGCAATTTTACGGATTTTGACGCTCTCGGGGCCGAACCGGATGTGGCTGTGCGCTATGTGCGTCAAGGCGAAGCGCTGGGCAAGCCGGATCTTATCATTTTGCCGGGCAGTAAAAATACAGTAGAGGATTTGCTGTACCTGCGAGAGCATGGGTATGAAAAAGCCATTAAGGAGCTGCATGAACAAGGCGTACCGGTCATCGGTATTTGCGGCGGCTATCAGATGCTGGGGCAAAGGGTTTTGGATCCGGAGCATACCGAATCCGACCATGATGAAACACCGGGATTGGGGCTTTTGGATACAACAACGACCTTTGTGGCGGAAAAAATGACCCAGCAAGTCAGCGCTCGCGGGTTGTCCGACTGCTTTTTAGGTATCAAAGCCAGCGGTCTGGAGCTGAAAGGCTATGAAATTCATATGGGGCGTACGGAATTTGCTGCAGGTACAGAAGCTGCTTTTCAGATTGAAGAACGTTCTTGTCAAAAGGTATCCAGCCCAGATGGAGCGGTGGCTTCCTCCGGGTTAGTCCTCGGTACGTATCTGCACGGTATTTTTGATAATGACTCCTATCGGGGACTCCTTGCCAACGCGTTGCGGCAGCGCAAAGGCTTAGCTCTTCTTGATCGTTCAGGAGATACGCAGGCGCGCAAGGAAGCGGCTTATAATCGGTTGGCTGCGGTTGTGCGGGAAAACATGGATATGCCTCGTCTGTATGCCATCGTGGAGGGCAAGTAG